The following are encoded together in the Candidatus Abawacabacteria bacterium genome:
- a CDS encoding PH domain-containing protein → MLRPVQRLSPRGIAFSPVAIRKSPLVVICRAAVIVGLFWLVLSLCYFALFSIGIVRNWSNGIVAFLFLLSIFAGLWYFWLEWYNKCFFIQQDELIYHAGVFNHTELNFSLGRIQSISLSQGLLGRIFGFGTLRVFFHLGEEVYLRDIPDVKSILQCLEDLAIKSRSSISK, encoded by the coding sequence ATGTTGAGACCAGTACAGCGCTTGTCTCCCCGCGGTATAGCCTTTAGTCCTGTAGCTATCCGCAAGTCTCCTCTGGTAGTCATTTGTCGCGCTGCAGTTATTGTTGGTTTGTTTTGGCTAGTACTTAGCCTATGTTACTTTGCTTTATTTTCTATTGGTATTGTCCGTAACTGGTCCAATGGTATTGTGGCCTTTTTATTTCTACTCTCCATTTTTGCTGGGCTATGGTATTTCTGGCTAGAATGGTACAACAAGTGTTTTTTTATTCAGCAGGATGAGCTGATTTATCATGCTGGAGTTTTTAATCATACTGAACTCAACTTTTCTCTTGGTCGTATTCAATCAATATCTTTGTCCCAAGGTTTATTGGGGAGAATATTTGGCTTTGGGACTCTGCGGGTATTTTTCCATTTAGGTGAAGAAGTTTATTTGCGTGATATTCCGGATGTGAAGTCGATACTGCAATGTCTTGAAGATTTGGCCATTAAGTCGAGAAGCTCTATTAGCAAATAA
- a CDS encoding DUF87 domain-containing protein has product MTAAANKHIALLVRVPQGDAQLKKEKKFEELLISLKKSLRRDQVSLEIVAYRQHIYFYVYIPAHIVELVEGQIYSLYPDCEIVRTNDYVYDGLLQSLALAGTELRESRSDIYSFKTFPLFEGDSLASLFSVLTKGEKQDQAWVQMVITPIADTSWFNFGRLWKIRLRRIKSIFRIKNWFKNSDVAKIENESIQKKISKDYFSLSLRLAYLSDNQAKAEQRLRALIEAFSPFNTDDLNSFKSTTISRGRAFLQKYKSRSRLPSFQVNTEELASLYHFPNADMIPHIVHVLARRAQPPLDLPVKGTDKDENISLFGTTNFHNQNNVFGIKRTDRQRHLYIIGKSGVGKSKLLELLINQDVLNGKGVAVMDPHGDLIDNVMRKIPESRLKDVIYFDPADTDFPIAFNPLEQVEPQYKMRVTIGFIEIFKKLFGSNWTPRLEHVLRYTTLALLDSPNTTVLSIVKMLTDKNYRQKIVARIEDSVVKNFWVNEFAGWSEKFDNEAIMPVLNKVGQFISTALIRNMVGQPENKLNLRTIMDGQKILLVKLSRGLLGDENSNLLGAMLITKIQQAAMSRADILETERKDFYLYVDEFQNFATDTFEQILSEARKYRLTVTLAHQFMAQLSPALRATVFGNVGSVINFRVGADDAVILEKEYTPVFKVRDIINLGVQEFYIKMSIDGETRDAFSGKTLSIQYPDKDFRQLIIDNSRKVYGKPRKEVEEELAKWSQVGSEAAPKEEIEEEEFAKPLV; this is encoded by the coding sequence ATGACAGCGGCGGCTAATAAACACATTGCGCTCCTTGTCCGAGTGCCTCAAGGGGATGCTCAACTAAAAAAAGAGAAAAAGTTTGAAGAGCTTTTGATTTCTTTGAAGAAGTCTTTGCGTAGAGACCAAGTGTCTTTGGAAATTGTGGCTTATAGGCAACATATTTACTTTTATGTTTATATTCCTGCTCATATTGTAGAGCTGGTAGAGGGACAGATCTATTCATTATATCCTGATTGTGAAATTGTCCGAACCAATGATTATGTCTATGATGGGTTGTTACAATCATTAGCTTTGGCTGGTACGGAGCTAAGAGAAAGTCGCTCAGATATTTATTCTTTTAAAACCTTTCCTTTATTTGAAGGAGACTCATTGGCATCCTTGTTTTCTGTACTGACCAAAGGGGAAAAACAAGATCAGGCTTGGGTACAAATGGTGATTACACCTATTGCTGACACTTCTTGGTTCAACTTCGGCCGCCTGTGGAAAATTCGCTTGCGTAGGATCAAAAGTATATTTCGCATCAAGAATTGGTTCAAAAATAGTGATGTAGCGAAAATAGAGAATGAATCTATTCAGAAAAAGATAAGCAAAGATTATTTTTCTCTTAGTTTACGTTTGGCCTATTTAAGTGATAACCAAGCCAAAGCAGAGCAGCGTTTGCGTGCTTTGATTGAGGCTTTTTCGCCATTTAATACCGATGATCTGAATAGTTTTAAATCAACTACAATTTCTCGAGGCAGAGCTTTTTTGCAGAAATATAAGTCACGTTCACGACTGCCTAGTTTCCAGGTAAATACTGAAGAGCTTGCTTCTCTGTATCATTTTCCTAATGCCGATATGATCCCTCATATTGTGCATGTCTTAGCGCGAAGGGCTCAGCCACCACTTGATTTACCTGTGAAGGGCACTGATAAAGATGAGAATATTAGTTTGTTCGGGACTACCAATTTTCACAATCAAAATAATGTTTTTGGGATTAAGCGTACTGATAGACAAAGGCATTTATATATTATTGGTAAAAGCGGTGTTGGTAAAAGTAAGCTATTAGAATTGCTGATCAATCAGGATGTATTAAATGGCAAAGGGGTTGCTGTGATGGATCCCCATGGAGATTTGATTGATAATGTGATGCGTAAAATTCCTGAGAGTCGACTGAAAGATGTAATTTACTTTGATCCAGCAGATACTGATTTTCCCATTGCCTTCAATCCTCTAGAACAAGTGGAACCGCAATACAAAATGCGTGTCACTATTGGTTTCATCGAAATCTTTAAAAAACTTTTCGGTAGCAACTGGACACCACGTCTCGAGCATGTCTTGCGCTATACAACACTAGCTCTATTGGATTCACCGAATACCACGGTACTGAGTATTGTAAAAATGCTTACTGACAAGAACTATCGCCAGAAAATTGTTGCTCGTATTGAGGACTCGGTAGTAAAAAACTTCTGGGTAAATGAATTTGCCGGTTGGAGTGAAAAGTTCGACAATGAAGCGATTATGCCAGTGTTAAATAAAGTAGGGCAATTTATTTCCACGGCATTGATTCGTAATATGGTGGGACAGCCTGAGAATAAACTTAATTTGCGTACTATTATGGATGGCCAGAAGATCTTACTGGTCAAATTGTCTCGTGGTTTATTGGGTGATGAAAACAGTAATTTGCTTGGCGCCATGTTGATTACCAAAATTCAGCAAGCAGCGATGAGCCGTGCTGATATTTTGGAAACTGAACGTAAAGACTTTTATTTGTATGTAGATGAATTTCAAAATTTCGCTACTGACACTTTTGAACAAATCTTATCTGAAGCGCGTAAGTATCGTCTTACAGTTACTTTGGCTCATCAATTTATGGCCCAGTTGTCACCTGCTTTGCGGGCAACGGTATTTGGCAATGTCGGTTCGGTAATCAACTTCCGCGTGGGTGCTGATGATGCCGTGATCCTAGAAAAAGAGTACACACCAGTATTCAAGGTCAGAGATATTATCAATCTTGGAGTGCAAGAGTTTTATATCAAGATGTCTATTGATGGTGAGACCCGCGACGCCTTTTCCGGTAAGACATTAAGTATCCAATATCCCGATAAAGACTTCCGCCAACTGATCATCGATAATTCCCGAAAAGTATACGGCAAACCAAGAAAAGAAGTAGAAGAAGAGCTGGCAAAGTGGAGTCAGGTAGGTAGTGAAGCTGCACCTAAAGAAGAGATTGAGGAAGAAGAGTTTGCGAAACCTCTAGTTTAA